The stretch of DNA CGAGTGCCCGTCGTCCATGCATCAAGCTCGCCGCCGACTTTGGGCAACGCCCACCCGGAGGTAAAAGTCAAAACGAACGAAAGTCACTTTTGAGTCAACGGTAATTGTACCTTGTAGGAGTAAACAACAGGATTGCCCAGATTAAATAGATATATTATTTGCCGCCTTAGCAAAAACCAAATTAGTTTTCGCGTGTGCAGTTACTCTAGAGATATCAATCAAATACTGGAAGGACTAGGCTCTGATGTACTTCAATGGTCAATCCAGTCTTTGAACAGAAGCATCATGTACAGGGGAACATTCAGAGCGGCAATCACAACTATGGACTGAATGACGCGGAACAGCCGTTGGAGCACCTTCCTTACTTTCGATTTGCTAGGGCGCGCCAACTTCGCCCCATCTTCTGATGTCACCTCGGAACCCATCTCGACAAGAATAGATGAATCGGGCTCCAATTGGTGTTTTCCGGCTGTCGCCCTTGCGACAATACTTCCACTGCAATGACATTGGGAAATCACAGTTAAAGACTGATTCGGTTGTGTGAAGTACCTATAAGCATCATCCAAGAAGCACATACCGTCCTACAGTTCTGGAGTCTGAGCAAGCACTTGGGGCTTTTGCAACAGCCTTTTTAACGAGGTGCATGGACCCTTCCGCATCAAAAACCATTTCATAttcaccatcttcctcatcatctttttctttggtTCTTGAGAACAGTTCAGCACCTACCGACCTCATGAAGCTCACAAATGTATTCATGTAAGGAACAGAGCTCAGACCATTGGTTGGCCAAAAGACTAGCAGAAGGATGGTCACTGCAAACTGGCAGATATACCTGTATAACAACAAAATGTAAATATAGTTCCACTGTAAATTGGTCATTAAATAAATAGAATAAGCAGGTGTGTTATAATCATTACCAGATATAAATATGGGTTTGTTTAGGCAGAAAACAAAGGTTCGTTATGACTTCATGTTTCAGATCAGTTGAATTCTGTGACAGCTTGGGCCCAGCAGATAGCAGCATAAATGATGGATAGAGATTTCCTTGCTGCCAACTTATTGTCCCCAGCGTGTGCTGCGTCATTAAAAGTTCCATTAGATGCAAAACTTGGAATATGTGGTACCAGAAAGATGCAATTCTTTTACCTCTGTTACTGGCCCAAAAGGAGTGGAGTGGATGACTGTGCATTGGTCATGGTCATGACCTGAGAGCACAAGGACCTATAGCGGGATTAACCAGATTAAAGGATATGGAAAAGATAATACACATCTCTTAAAACAGCAAAAGAAGCTTACCGGTTTCAACAAGCTTAGCAAAAGTTCAGAAGTCTCTTTAGTGAGATAATTCTGGTAGCTGCAACAAAAAGGTTGTCTTATGTCAATCATTATGGCTTTGCCAACATTGCAACAAGTTCTGAAAGTCAATAGTGGCTTTTGAACTGGTATGGCTAGAAGTAATTTTAAAGAAAATGCATCAGCAAACCAGAATGTGAAAATAATAGACATCACTAATCACATAAGCAATTCTTGTACGGCAAGGAAGGTAGGCGAGTGGAGCCCAAAACTAAATTTAAAATCAAACCAATGATCATAATTTTCCAAGTAGAGTGTGAACTTGAAAGTAATAAAACAGTAGCGTGAGGAAGGACATACGTGATTCCTTGGTCGAATGCAGCATAGGATACCCTCTGCAACAGAATAAAACAATCAGAAAACTGTTTATGTGGTTATTGAATTGCTTATGCCACAAATTGCATAGTATTATATACAAAATCTGGAGCAATGTGCTACAAATGAAAAATAAGATTTATTTCGGCAATTATAATGTGCATTGTACGATGTAAGCCTTATGGCCAAAAGGGGCATATTCTACGATTTTCTTTTAACAGCACAGAATAAGCACATTTAGAGGGAACAAGATAATACCTGATTTATAGAAGGTGAAGAGCGATGTGGGCCACAATGAGTGTTATCAGGTCGGTAGAGTGGAATATGTGTTAGTAGAACCTTTGGGTTCGATGTGTTACCTTAAATAAAAGAAACAATAGTCAAGAGGGAGAAGAAGATATAGCAATTGTAGATAGCGTGTAATATCTGTATAATACCACACCTGGGGATAGAGTTTTAATGAACTCCCAAGAGGAGGACCTTTCTTTGCTCTTTTTAGCTCCTGCTAACAAAATAGTAACAGTTCTTTAGCTATAGAAACCAGAAGCATCAGAGGGAAACAGTGAACAGAGATCATTAGTCATGAAGAAATAGCCATACATATAGATTCTAAAGTATGAATGACATGTTTATGAGTAGTTTGGATTTCCTTAATTCTTTATTTCATAGATGGAGTAGGAGAAACATACCATCAAGTGTTTGAGCATCAATGACAACAAAGTCGACCTTCCCAGCAGAAAATTGGTAGTTTCTTGATCCAAATTCTTTTTCATACCGACTCAGCACCTGcatgaaaaaaaacaaatatggATTTCCttaaaggct from Panicum virgatum strain AP13 chromosome 9K, P.virgatum_v5, whole genome shotgun sequence encodes:
- the LOC120652128 gene encoding uncharacterized protein C630.12-like isoform X2; this translates as MQSATRLTLLLCAAWAATVLYGEMGAYWASYLACSWPSPSLSSSPPSNHVKIAVVADPQLMDSTSLGLPSSSIALQAAAFYTDLNMRRSFQSAILPFEPDMVLFLGDHFDGGPYMSDEEWHESLFRFKHIFSMNEQRRKPHIPIYYLSGNHDIGYSAFFSAHPEVLSRYEKEFGSRNYQFSAGKVDFVVIDAQTLDGAKKSKERSSSWEFIKTLSPGNTSNPKVLLTHIPLYRPDNTHCGPHRSSPSINQRVSYAAFDQGITYQNYLTKETSELLLSLLKPVLVLSGHDHDQCTVIHSTPFGPVTEHTLGTISWQQGNLYPSFMLLSAGPKLSQNSTDLKHEVITNLCFLPKQTHIYIWYICQFAVTILLLVFWPTNGLSSVPYMNTFVSFMRSVGAELFSRTKEKDDEEDGEYEMVFDAEGSMHLVKKAVAKAPSACSDSRTVGRGSIVARATAGKHQLEPDSSILVEMGSEVTSEDGAKLARPSKSKVRKVLQRLFRVIQSIVVIAALNVPLYMMLLFKDWIDH
- the LOC120652128 gene encoding uncharacterized protein C630.12-like isoform X1, which codes for MQSATRLTLLLCAAWAATVLYGEMGAYWASYLACSWPSPSLSSSPPSNHVKIAVVADPQLMDSTSLGLPSSSIALQAAAFYTDLNMRRSFQSAILPFEPDMVLFLGDHFDGGPYMSDEEWHESLFRFKHIFSMNEQRRKPHIPIYYLSGNHDIGYSAFFSAHPEVLSRYEKEFGSRNYQFSAGKVDFVVIDAQTLDAGAKKSKERSSSWEFIKTLSPGNTSNPKVLLTHIPLYRPDNTHCGPHRSSPSINQRVSYAAFDQGITYQNYLTKETSELLLSLLKPVLVLSGHDHDQCTVIHSTPFGPVTEHTLGTISWQQGNLYPSFMLLSAGPKLSQNSTDLKHEVITNLCFLPKQTHIYIWYICQFAVTILLLVFWPTNGLSSVPYMNTFVSFMRSVGAELFSRTKEKDDEEDGEYEMVFDAEGSMHLVKKAVAKAPSACSDSRTVGRGSIVARATAGKHQLEPDSSILVEMGSEVTSEDGAKLARPSKSKVRKVLQRLFRVIQSIVVIAALNVPLYMMLLFKDWIDH